The following nucleotide sequence is from Peptococcaceae bacterium 1198_IL3148.
CTTAGAAACCTTTGCACTACAAACACAAAATCAAGAGGCTAAAAAGATCTATGGAGAAGCGGCACAAAAAATAAAAAGCGTTGTACAAAGCTTAGAACCCCGGGTAGCCCAGTTGGAAGACGAAGAACCCCAATATCAAGGATATTAAAGTGGGTGGTTAGATGACCATAGCAGCAGAAGTGAAACAGACCATGGCCAGTCTTAAAGGTGTTCAGCAGACTTTAAAGGCCTTTGCCATGCTTCATCCGGAGCAACAATCAAAGGATATTCTAGAATTTAACATTAATAAAATTGAAAAGGTGATTGCCAATATAGAAGGTCGAATTAAGCAATTGGAATATGAAGAACCTCAATACCGAGGTTTTTAACATATAATTCAAAGGGGTAATGGGTATGCCTGAATGGTTAAATGTGTTTTTGCGTTCGTTAGGAATATTAGTATTAACGCTTTTGCTGATTAGATTAATGGGCAAAAGACAGACCGCCCAACTCACATTTTTTGATTTAATCACCGCAATTGCTGTAGGGGCCATTGCCACAGTTATTTCATTAGACTTAGTAGAGATTTCTACCGGTCTAGTGGCACTGGCAGTTTGGACATTGATCCCGATAGCTTTATATTTGCTATCACTGAAATATAAAACTGTCCGGGACATTCTGCAAGGGAAGGAAACCATTTTAATAAACCATGGCAAAGTGCTTGAAGACAAGTTGGTTGAAGCCAGGCTTACCCCCGAAGATTTGTTGAGTAAATTAAGAAGAAAGGACGTCTTTGCCTTCGCCGATGTGGAATTTGCTATTTTAGAACCCAATGGCGATGTCAGTGTTCTGCTGAAAAAGGACAGACAACCTCTATCTGCAAAAACCATGGGTATTACAGTCAGCCAAGAGAGCGTGCCCCAAACGATAATGCTGGATGGGGTGATGATGGATGAACCATTAACAGCCATGGGTCTGAACAGGCATTGGTTGCATACCGAATTGGAAAAAGTAGGTGTGGCACCGGAAAATGTATTTTTAGCCCAGGTTGATTCCATGGGGCAGCTTTATCTAGACCTGTTTAATGATGCCATCATTGTACCAAAACCTAAAACCAAAGAATTGGCCCATGCAACTTTAAAGAAGTGTCAAGCTGATTGTGAGTTATATGCATTGGGCACTAAGCAACCAGAGGCAAAGGAAATGTTTGGTCACTGTGCCAAGGAATTGGCTGACGTAGTTAACGACCTTGAACCATTGCTTAAGAGATAAGGGGTGTATTATACATGTCTAATAAAATCAAGAAAAAATTAACGCCCACACAACAAGAATATCAAAAGATTGCTAAGGCCCGGGAGCCCCAGCGACCAGTGGTGGCCAACTGCTTGAGAGCTTTTTTGGTAGGTGGAGCCATTTGCGCGTTGGGTCAAGGGGTATCAGAAATTTTTCTTTGGAACTTTGACTTTACCGAAAAAACCGTCGGTAATCCGACCGTGGCAGTATTGATTATTATTTCTGTAATCCTGACATCATTTGGGGTCTATGACCATCTGGCCCAATGGGCAGGGGCAGGTTCAGCGGTGCCAATTACCGGCTTTGCTAATTCGGTGGCTTCAGCAGCCATTGAACACCGCAGCGAAGGCTTGGTGTTGGGGGTGGGAGGTAATATGTTTAAATTGGCGGGTTCGGTAATTGTATTTGGTGTCTTTGCCGCCTTTGTCATCGCTCTGATAAATACCACATTTTCTATGTTGGGAGGGGCATAAAGTGTTGCATGGTCATCAAACCTGGGTATTTCGCAATAAGCCCACCATTGTATCCACTGCCACAGTGGTTGGCCCCTTTGAAGGCCAAGGGCCGCTAACTGAAGATTTTGATGTCATTCATGGAGACATATGGTTAGGCCAGGACAGCTTTGAGAAGGCAGAAAAGAAAATGATGGAAGAAGCATCAGAAATGGCCATTGCAAAAGCTGGACTTCAGAAAGAAGATATCCAGTTTTTTTTAAGCGGGGATCTATTAAATCAAATTATAACCAGCAGTTTTTCGGCCAGAACATTGTCAGTTCCTTATATTGGTTTGTTTGGGGCCTGTTCCACTTCTATGGAGAGTTTAGCTTTGGCTTCTTTGTTAATAGATAGCAAAGCTGCTCAATTTGTACTCAGTGGCACCGCTAGTCATAATGCCACTGCAGAAAAACAATTCCGTTATCCCACCGAATATGGATCCCAAAAGCCGCCAACGGCTCAATGGACAGTGACCGGAGCGGGGGTGGCGGTATTGGGCACCGAAGGAACTGGACCCAAGGTAACAGCTGCCACCATCGGCCGAGTAATTGATATGGGTATCAGTGATCCATTTAATATGGGGGGCGCCATGGCACCGGCAGCGGTGGATACCATAACCGCCCACTTTAGAGATTTAAACATCAAGGCAAATGAGTATGATTTGATAGCCACCGGAGACCTAGGTCGGGTCGGCCATCAAATTGCGACGGATTTGTTTAAGAAGCATAATATCAATATTCCAGAGGAAATATTTACCGACTGTGGGTTATTGATATATAACCAAGATCAACCGGTCTTCTCAGGTGGGAGTGGTTGTGGTTGTGCAGCCACCGTTACCTATGGACATATTCTCAATCGCATGAAAAGGGGAGAATTGAGAAAAGTATTAATAGTTGCCACTGGGGCTTTATTATCACCGCTTTCCTACCAACAAAAAGAAACCATTCCCGGTATCGCCCATGCAGTGGCTATTGAGTATCAACAATAGGGGTGAAGAATTTGGAATCATATTTATGGGCCTTTGTGGTTGGAGGCATTATTTGCGTAATTGGTCAGCTTTTAATGGATGTCGCTAAACTGACCCCCGCTCACACCATGAGTACACTGGTGGTGGCGGGAGCAGTTTTAGCGGGCTTAGGTTTATATGAACCACTGATTGACTTTGCTGGAGCGGGTGCAACTGTGCCCATCACCAGCTTTGGCAATTCGTTGTTACATGGAGCAATGGCGGAGGCTGAACAGACGGGGATAGTGGGCATACTGACAGGCATTTTTGAAGTTACCAGTGCCGGTATATCAGCAGCCATAATATTTGGTTTCATTGCTGCCCTGTTAGTCAGGCCTAAAGGTTAACAATATGTTGGAAAAGGGTAGGTGTTAAAGTGCTATTTAATAAAAAATTGTTGCTTTGTAGTTATATTTTGTTACTAACCTTATGTTTGGGTTGTGCAGACCAAAGCCCTCAACAAAAACCACAACCAACCAAAACCGACGTCCAAATAGAAGTTGACCCACTGTTGGCGCAACAGGTTAAAGCCCTTTGTAGAGAAGTAACTGGCGTCCAAAACAGTACCGCGGTGGTGGTAAACAAAGAAATATCTGTGGCCATAGAAGTAACGGGTTTTGACAGACTGCGTTTAAAAGCAATTCGGCAACAGGCGCATCAAAAAATCAGTAACCAATATCAGCAATATACCGTTTATTTAACTTCCGATAAAAAACTCTTTAAATCATTACAGGACATAGAAAAACAGCTAACTGCCGGTGATAGCCTGTCATTACCGCAGTTGCAGCAAAGGGTGGCTAAAATTAATAAAGATATGCGAGGTTAGGATATAAAAATGCTTTTGGTAGCCATACGGACCATAATATTGTTTGTGTTGGTCACAATTGGTATCAGATTGATGGGTAAACGTGAAATCGGTCAACTGCAACCCTATGAGTTAGTGATTATGATCCTATTAGCCGAATTGGCAGCGCTGCCGATGTCAAATTCCGGAGTTCCTCTGGTCAATGGGATTTTGCCAATTTTAATTTTAGTATTAGTTCAAGTAAGCCTGTCTTTATTGTCTTTAAAAAGTATCCGGGCACGGGAAATAATTTGTGGTACACCGGTAATTTTAATAGATAAAGGCAAAATTGTAGAGCAGGAACTCAAACGCATTAGATACAATATCAATGACCTATTGGAACAGTTAAGAGCTAAAAACATGTTCAATATTGCTGACGTTGAGTTTGCCATCCTGGAAACCAGCGGGGAGTTAAGCGTTATTCCTAAATCCCAAAAAAGGCCACTGGCTCCGGCGGATATAAACATTGCCACTAATTATGAAGGCTTACCTACTACATTAATAATTGATGGCAATTTATTAAGTGATAACTTAGCAAAGAATAATCTTAAAGAAGATTGGTTAAAGAGCCAACTTAATCAATTAGGTATTAATGGCTATCGGGAGGTACTATTTGCCAGTGTAGATTCTGAAGGAAAGTTGTTTTATCAAAAAAAAGGTGGTCGTAAATAATGAGGTTGCTGGTCTCACTTATCCTAATATTTTCTATCTTTATTGGATTGGGAGCTTGGTCAAACCATGCACTAACAACTTCTGCCAAGGAATTTGCTAAAGAAATAGATATTATTGTTGTCACCGCCCAACAAGATCAATGGGATGCCGCCTATCAAAAAATCCAACATCTACGTAAACGGTGGGATAAACAGGCCGCTTGGTGGCCAATAATTTTAGATCATCAGGAGATTGACAATATAGAATTCGCTCTGGTTAAAACTGCAGAATATATTAAAAGTAACAATAAAGAATTATCCTTCGGTCAACTGGCGGAACTAAAACTGATGATTGAACATATACCGGAAAAGGAGGCGGTAACCATTACCAACATACTATAGAGAGATGTCGGAATATTAAGTAATTTGTTGACATAATTAGGAAATAATTAGCAGGAAAAGGAAATCCCAAGGCGAATTACTTTAACATTCTAGTATAAGGAAGTGGTGTCAGGTGCGGCAACTAGATAAATCTAAGATGTGGCAGGTTTTATCTTGTGCTATGGAAGCCATGGGTGCTCGCAGATTGGCACTGCGCTATATACAAAGGGCAATAGCCATCAATCCGCAAAAACTTGAATTGCACATTCAGGCCAGTAGATTGTTCTTAAAAGAGGGTCAGGTGGATCAAGCAGCATTACATTGCAAAAAAGCCGATATTGGAGTTGGCCCCGGTGGCTTTCTTTACTTACTGGACAAAGCCAGTAATGGTGGCTACTTAAGCACAAATGATCAACCTTTAGCTGTTGATAAACCGGATACCGTTGATATAGACGCAGAAGTAAGTGATATAGCCACAAAGTTTAATAATAGTGGACTGTTGCTTTTAGGACAGCATAAGTATTGTGAAGCCATCGCTTGCTTCGAACAGGCCATTAAGTGTAGCCGGCGGGACCCGGTGATTCTAATAAATTTGGCATTGGCCTATAGCAAGGTTAAAGATTATAATAAATCATTAAATATGCTGGAACAAGCCCAACAGATGGGTTATTCCTCTTTAGAGCTATTGGGTTTAAAAGGATATGCTTTATTTCATTTGCATAGGCATGAAGAGGCGGTTACCTGTTTTGAATTAGCCCGTCAAATGGCACCAGAAGATTCAGCTATTTTAGGCAATTTAGGTTCTTGCTATCAAGAGTTAGGCAAATATAACGAAGCGGTGGAATGTTACAAAATTGCCATTGGCGTCACTCCCCAGGTAGCTATATTATATAACAATATGGCTATATGTTTAGAAAAACTTGACAATGATCTACAGGCCCAAGAATACTATATCAAAGCTGTGTCCATGCCCGATGCTGACAGTATTGTATTTACTAATTATGCAGCATGCCTGGGCAAATTAGGGCGCTATGCTGAAGCCATTGAATTCTGTGATAAAGCCATTGATAATGAACCAAATAATTATGAAGCCTGGGGTCTAAAGGGAAATATACTCATGGAAATGGGTAAAACAAATGAGGCGGCCAAAGCCTTTGCCAAGGCATTGGGGCTTGCCAGTTAACTTAATAATGGTTTATTTTATAATAAGGGCTGTGCCCTTATTATTTTTTTGCATGAAGGTTAATTGTTTTGCAGAATAAATTATCAATCCATTTGGAGGTATAATAATGATTGCCAAATTTGTAGATAGTGTTAAGCAATATGACGGAACACAACTGTGTTCGCTATGGGCCTTTAGAAATTTTGGCCTTCAGGGGGACAGCATTGTTAGTTTTAGAGGCCGATGCCATGTGCAAATTGATCATATGGTTGATTTGGCCGATGTGAGAGCAAATGATAGTATTTATAGTGAAGATATGCTACATTTTATAGTAGAACATTTTGATATGGATTTAGAAAAAACAGTTACACGGCAGCGATTATTAATTGCTATAATTAAAGAAGTGCTGGAAGATCTTACGGGTTGTCGACTGAAGCGTAACGGAGATGATCTATATTTAAACGATGCTAAACTATCCGTTTCTATTGCCACCCTAAGTCCAGTATCCACTGTGATTCATACTGGGATAAATATTTCATCTAACAATACACCGGTACCTACTGTAAGTATAACGGATCTTGGTTGGCCAGAAAATCGCAGTGCAGAATTAGCTGACAAAATTGGGCAGCGTTATGCTAATGAAATAGAGAGCATTAGGCTAGCCCGCTGCAAAGTTCGCGGAGTGCAATGATTTGTATACATCATAGCCCCCAATATTATTGCAACTGGATGCTATGACATACAAGGACTTATATTATGTAACCATAAGGGGGACAATGTATGAGTGAAAAATTCGATGAGGAAAAAATAAAAACCGCCGTCGGTATGATTTTGGAAGCCATTGGCGAAGACCCGGAACGCGAAGGTTTGCTTGAAACACCGGCAAGGGTAGCCCGAATGTATCGGGAATGTTTTAGTGGTCTCCATGAGAACCCAATGGCACATTTGGAAAAAATATTTTCTGAGGACCATGAAGAAATGGTATTGGTAAGGGATATACCGATGTATTCAATGTGCGAACATCATTTACTTCCATTTTTTGGAAAAACACATGTGGCTTATATCCCTCGCAATGGCAATGTAACTGGTTTGTCTAAATTAGCGCGGGTGGTGGAAGGATATGCCCGGAGGCCACAACTTCAGGAACGTTTAACTAAACAAATAGCCGATGGGATTATGGAAAAATTAAACCCCTTCGGCGTGGTGGTGGTGGTGGAAGCAGAACATATGTGTATGACCATGCGCGGTGTTCGAAAACCGGGAGCTAAAACGGTAACATCGGCTGTTAGAGGACTTTTTCAAAGGAATCTAGCCAGCAGACAAGAAGCATTTTCGCTTATACTTAGATAATAATCACTGGGAAGGAGGATAATAACCATGGGTACAGGGGAAAAAAGAGAGCCGAAGTTGGAACTAATTGCACATAAGTCATTCTCCAATTACGATGAGATGTATCGAGTGGTGGACTTTTTAAACCGAACATTAAAAGATAAAAATTTAATTTTTGGATTAACCAAAAGTGATGATACTATCACCATTAAT
It contains:
- a CDS encoding YhcN/YlaJ family sporulation lipoprotein, which translates into the protein MLLTLCLGCADQSPQQKPQPTKTDVQIEVDPLLAQQVKALCREVTGVQNSTAVVVNKEISVAIEVTGFDRLRLKAIRQQAHQKISNQYQQYTVYLTSDKKLFKSLQDIEKQLTAGDSLSLPQLQQRVAKINKDMRG
- a CDS encoding YpmA family protein codes for the protein MGTGEKREPKLELIAHKSFSNYDEMYRVVDFLNRTLKDKNLIFGLTKSDDTITINIYET
- the spoVAD gene encoding stage V sporulation protein AD, giving the protein MLHGHQTWVFRNKPTIVSTATVVGPFEGQGPLTEDFDVIHGDIWLGQDSFEKAEKKMMEEASEMAIAKAGLQKEDIQFFLSGDLLNQIITSSFSARTLSVPYIGLFGACSTSMESLALASLLIDSKAAQFVLSGTASHNATAEKQFRYPTEYGSQKPPTAQWTVTGAGVAVLGTEGTGPKVTAATIGRVIDMGISDPFNMGGAMAPAAVDTITAHFRDLNIKANEYDLIATGDLGRVGHQIATDLFKKHNINIPEEIFTDCGLLIYNQDQPVFSGGSGCGCAATVTYGHILNRMKRGELRKVLIVATGALLSPLSYQQKETIPGIAHAVAIEYQQ
- a CDS encoding DUF4363 family protein; translation: MRLLVSLILIFSIFIGLGAWSNHALTTSAKEFAKEIDIIVVTAQQDQWDAAYQKIQHLRKRWDKQAAWWPIILDHQEIDNIEFALVKTAEYIKSNNKELSFGQLAELKLMIEHIPEKEAVTITNIL
- a CDS encoding DUF1657 domain-containing protein, whose product is MTIAAEVKQTMASLKGVQQTLKAFAMLHPEQQSKDILEFNINKIEKVIANIEGRIKQLEYEEPQYRGF
- a CDS encoding DUF421 domain-containing protein; the encoded protein is MLLVAIRTIILFVLVTIGIRLMGKREIGQLQPYELVIMILLAELAALPMSNSGVPLVNGILPILILVLVQVSLSLLSLKSIRAREIICGTPVILIDKGKIVEQELKRIRYNINDLLEQLRAKNMFNIADVEFAILETSGELSVIPKSQKRPLAPADINIATNYEGLPTTLIIDGNLLSDNLAKNNLKEDWLKSQLNQLGINGYREVLFASVDSEGKLFYQKKGGRK
- the folE gene encoding GTP cyclohydrolase I FolE, which produces MSEKFDEEKIKTAVGMILEAIGEDPEREGLLETPARVARMYRECFSGLHENPMAHLEKIFSEDHEEMVLVRDIPMYSMCEHHLLPFFGKTHVAYIPRNGNVTGLSKLARVVEGYARRPQLQERLTKQIADGIMEKLNPFGVVVVVEAEHMCMTMRGVRKPGAKTVTSAVRGLFQRNLASRQEAFSLILR
- a CDS encoding DUF366 family protein produces the protein MIAKFVDSVKQYDGTQLCSLWAFRNFGLQGDSIVSFRGRCHVQIDHMVDLADVRANDSIYSEDMLHFIVEHFDMDLEKTVTRQRLLIAIIKEVLEDLTGCRLKRNGDDLYLNDAKLSVSIATLSPVSTVIHTGINISSNNTPVPTVSITDLGWPENRSAELADKIGQRYANEIESIRLARCKVRGVQ
- the spoVAE gene encoding stage V sporulation protein AE, giving the protein MESYLWAFVVGGIICVIGQLLMDVAKLTPAHTMSTLVVAGAVLAGLGLYEPLIDFAGAGATVPITSFGNSLLHGAMAEAEQTGIVGILTGIFEVTSAGISAAIIFGFIAALLVRPKG
- a CDS encoding tetratricopeptide repeat protein; its protein translation is MRQLDKSKMWQVLSCAMEAMGARRLALRYIQRAIAINPQKLELHIQASRLFLKEGQVDQAALHCKKADIGVGPGGFLYLLDKASNGGYLSTNDQPLAVDKPDTVDIDAEVSDIATKFNNSGLLLLGQHKYCEAIACFEQAIKCSRRDPVILINLALAYSKVKDYNKSLNMLEQAQQMGYSSLELLGLKGYALFHLHRHEEAVTCFELARQMAPEDSAILGNLGSCYQELGKYNEAVECYKIAIGVTPQVAILYNNMAICLEKLDNDLQAQEYYIKAVSMPDADSIVFTNYAACLGKLGRYAEAIEFCDKAIDNEPNNYEAWGLKGNILMEMGKTNEAAKAFAKALGLAS
- the spoVAC gene encoding stage V sporulation protein AC, translated to MSNKIKKKLTPTQQEYQKIAKAREPQRPVVANCLRAFLVGGAICALGQGVSEIFLWNFDFTEKTVGNPTVAVLIIISVILTSFGVYDHLAQWAGAGSAVPITGFANSVASAAIEHRSEGLVLGVGGNMFKLAGSVIVFGVFAAFVIALINTTFSMLGGA
- a CDS encoding DUF421 domain-containing protein translates to MPEWLNVFLRSLGILVLTLLLIRLMGKRQTAQLTFFDLITAIAVGAIATVISLDLVEISTGLVALAVWTLIPIALYLLSLKYKTVRDILQGKETILINHGKVLEDKLVEARLTPEDLLSKLRRKDVFAFADVEFAILEPNGDVSVLLKKDRQPLSAKTMGITVSQESVPQTIMLDGVMMDEPLTAMGLNRHWLHTELEKVGVAPENVFLAQVDSMGQLYLDLFNDAIIVPKPKTKELAHATLKKCQADCELYALGTKQPEAKEMFGHCAKELADVVNDLEPLLKR
- a CDS encoding DUF1657 domain-containing protein — its product is MTVGIQVKQTMAGLKSAQASLETFALQTQNQEAKKIYGEAAQKIKSVVQSLEPRVAQLEDEEPQYQGY